CACGGATTGTAGTGGCTGGCAGGGAACGGGCCCTGTCTAGTGGTAAACAGTAGTGCCAGCAGTGTGAATTACCCTATCAGACAGAGATCAGAAACGACttcatcaatacaacctgacaaagaagTTGCAAACACGACCTGGGAGATATATAAAGGCCAATCAGCATGATGGAAAGCTCTGCAGGGCAACaaagccatcaggaggcagaccaGGAATGTGAGAAtcagtgggaagtggtcactattgcAGAGCCATCGTATGATTACCAGTGTGAGGAAGAAGAAGGGGAGGGGAATGGGCTAAGGCCAATCATGCTAACTGGTCACCATGCATCATGAACGAAGACAGGATGACAGCCACAAATAAGAGGTCACACTCAGGTTGCAAAGAGGGAGATGGCACCCCCAGGGCCACCAGGAGGTGCTTCGTTTTGGCATttacgtttcttcttcttgttcttctcctcctctttcatAGGACAGGGAAGGCAATGTATGGAGTAAAAGCAGGCCTCTGCAGGATCCAGAACTGAGAAAAAGCAGGCAACATTGGAGCACATGAACTGTGGGCCTCACAGACAAGTTGTCTGCCAGAAGGCCTCTAGCCTGGGAGACACCGAAGGGAGAGGTCCCAGAAGGAATCTGTCACCAGTGGATGCCAAGGAAGGGCGACCCTTATctgccaggaaagagggaagaacatAGAGCGGTGAGGGAGGGAAACACGAGGTAGGGGGAGAGGAAATGGGGGTTGGTGTAAGGAGGGGgaaggacgtaacacacacacacacacacacacacacacacacacacacacacacacacacacacacaggcaggcaggcaggcagcagaACACAAAGGCTCCCCTCATCGATTAGTTGTCCACATTCGCCACAGAGGGCCTGCTGTACACTAGACAGCCAAAACAGAGGTACAGAATGCACTGCATGGGTGGCAGGATGTACAGCCTCATGTCACTCCAATAACAGATAACCTTGACCTTATCTGGGAGAGTATCTCCCTCAAATGCCCGAATAAAAGCACCAATACAGATGCAATTGTTCTCATAACATTTCTGAACATGCTGAACAAAATGAATGACCTATCGCTCCAGATTGTCCCAGAGTTCCTCAACAGCTTTAcagatgaggtccctatgaaataAGACTCCTTGAACCAAATTCAAAGACTGGTGAGGAGTAATGGACACTGCTAGCGACCCTAAACCTCCTCCCCACGAGTAGCAAGAGAAGGGTAGGATGTAGGGTTATAAGAAGCAGCATTAAGTGATCCACTACCAACCAAAAGAGACAGCCGTGGAAGAAAACCCAGATTTTGTAGCTTAATACGTTTCATATTCAAAGCTCCATCAGATCAGTGGCTTCTCCCATGGGCGCCATCCATCCACAGCAAGGGCTGTCTGACATCGCGGCCATTCccgggagttctgatgctccagaaATTCAAGCAACAGCCCCTAGTCATACATGGGGAATTAACAACTTATGTATCGGAAGTGTGATCCCTGTATTGTCAGAGGGATAACCCAGGTCGATACATAACAGTCTCACCATATCGACTGGCAACATGTGTCGGTTACTTAACAGGGTGTGATGGCGGTCCATGATGGGTCAGGaagaggggaagaagaagaagaagaagaagaagaagaaggaggaggaggagaggaaagaGGGGGAGAGGAATATACGCCATAGATACTAGGGATGGAGTTCCTCACCAAATAGCTCACACTaaagagaaaatgtgaaaatggAGGTCAAGGAAAAGGCAAGGGGAACAAAGCCAAAAGGATACAAGAAACCAGGTGGACAGCCAGGTCCACACAAATATTAATACCAGGAGAGCGGAAGGAGCGAGGACAGGCAGGGAGGGGCACGaggaaggaaatgcagcccaggaACGAAGAATGCGCCGCAATAGCTCGGGCCCTTGCTGTGAGCCACACACGAATTAATGAAATAATATTTAGCCTTCTGGCGCGAGATGGGGAGGACCAGGacaaagagagaaggaaaaggagagTAAGACTTATATCCAAATCCCAtgtatatttagcaattgcgaagcattgccagtTTCTTGATCTAATTAAAAATCACCTGCAAATCATGGATGATGACTGTGGTGCACattaatacagaatgagattttcactctgcagcggagtgtgcgctgatatgaaacttcctggcagattaaaacagtgtgcccgaccgagactcgaacttgggatctttgcctttctcaggcaagtgctctaccacctgagctacccaagcacgactcacgccccgtcctcacagctttgcttctgccagtacctagtctcctaccttccaaactttaaagaagctctcctgcgaaccatgcaaaaCCAGCAATCActaatggaagaaaggatattgcagagacatggcttagccacagcctgggggatgtttccagaatgagattttcactctgcagcggagtgtgcgctgatatgaaacttcctggcagattaaaactgtgtgcccgaccgagactcgaacttcggtagctcagatggtatagcacttgcccgcgaaaggcaaaggtcccgagttcgagtctcggtcgggcacacagttttaatctgccaggaagtttcacagtaatGCAGTTTTGTTGCAAAATTACGTGCAGGAAATGTATTTACGACAACACTGACCAACCCGAGCCTTGACTAACTCTAAAATTAAAGGTGTGCCATTTTCACTCTTCTATGTACCTTCAGCCAATCAGAATTTCGCACAAAAATTTAGAAATTCTGCTTTTAGGAGGCAGCCGTTTCCAGGTATCTCATGATTAACTGTAAGTTCCCTGTGGTTCAGTAAATAGAGCTCCAGACAAATTCTGTGTAGTTTTATTCAGTCATTTATTTCTGTAACGACAGTTCATCCTTTTTTTACAGTACTCAGCATGTTGGATACACCAAAATGGTTTCCACATGAAAACTATTTTTGTAGCCAGTATTTGTAGAACAGTGTTATTTTTTGAAAGTTTCTGTGAGCTCCTAGGTCAATAAAACGCATTTTGGGATTGAGTTAACGCCATTTTGAATTCAGTGCCTATACAAATCGGATTGCGTGTTTTGGAACAGCCAACTTACCTCTGGGAGTGATGATGGGCAAAAAGGGAAGGGATCCACGTGCAAGTTTTAGTTGCGTGTGGAAAAGCGGTTTTAAACCGCTCACCACGGTGTGCTGGTGTGTCGACAACCACACGGCATGCCCAGAGTTACTGGTGTATGTGTACAAGGAGCTGGAAGAGCTTAACGATCACTAGCAATGTGTTGCATTAGTCTTGATGGAAGGTGGCAAGCTGTACAATTGTGGAATTACAATCGTACAGTAGTACATCTGGAATATTTACGTTCTGTGACTTATGCTTGTCGCATCAAAGTTAGAAAGAAAAAGGGTATTTGCAAGATCACTGGTTGAAAACACACATTAGATACCCCTCTTCCACTTACTTTACGCGTGAACTTTGTAAGTAAGAAGTAAGTACAAAACATGAGATAAATATTTCCAGTGCCACAACAGTCTAGAGCAAACTGTAGCTTTGTTGCAGACATGGAGATAAATTCGGTATGAGTCCAGACAAAATGGTAAGATTCTAACCGCAGAACTAATAGGGAAGTAATATAAGTGATATGTAACGTACAGTAGGTCCATCCAGCATCGTCTAAACTGGTAAGAAATACTTTAACCGTACTGGTAAGGAAATACAGTATTGTAGAGGAGCTGTATTCCTTGGGAACAAATTGAGTATATGTTCGCCCTCACAGACTTTTGAAACAATTGTGCTGGTAATATGTGAGAGTTGTTCAGTAAACAAATATCCCATTTTCTTACAGCCATTAACATACATAGGAAAACTTCCTTTTAGATCTTTTAAATTCTATGTTTTTCCTGGATGTGTGCAGAGGTTCGAAAAATTCCAGCATATGGAGGAGGCATAGCGAGCCGTTAAAACCAAGGTGTTGTAATCGATTTCTTAGTTGCAGAAAAATAAACCAGGGTCAACGTCCATAAATGTTTCTGTGGTATGTATGGTACGATGCAGTTGACAGGAGTGCTTTTGGGCTATGGATAAGAAGAACTGAAGCATCAAGAATTGCAGAAACTGCGTTCCATAATGTGCCACGTTTGAAACGTCATATCCACAACCATGCTCCCAACACTGTGAATGCCGCAGGTGCCATTATTCATTGAGACAAGTGAATCACAATTCGTTTAGTTGGTTCTACAGCTGTCGGTagacatttgaagtggaatgacaaaCTATTGAATATTCAGAGGTGACGTCCATGAATCCTCACAACAgacgacaaaattttaaaaaaagtaattttatctGAACTCCTGGGGCAGTTTGATACCGATGAAGGGGCCTTTCTATCCCAGATCATCACAGGTGATATAACCTGGGTGCGCCACTTTGCTCAGGATACAAAAAGGCACTTGAGTGGTAACGCTCACAATAACCTAAGCATAAGAAGTTCTAGGAAGCTCCTCTGCTGGCAAAATCtcgaaaaatgtattgtgaaaaggGTAAACAATTAATTCATAGTTAAGGTACCGACTGAACTAACTCTGTAGCCATTTCTGACATGATGGATTTGACAAGAatccaaaagaaatcttgctgAAACATGAAAACACTTACCAGAACTCAAGAACACATCACATATTAGGGTCGACATCACTGCTTCATCCTCCCTGCAACCCATACCAGGCGCCCTCAGACTGTTACCCATCTGGGTCATTTAAGAATTCTGTATGTGGGGACGATCTTTGAAGAAGATGAATGTGTAATTCGTGCAGTGAAAACGTGGCTATAAGCACAGGACCAGAGCTCACACCAACAGCGAATACACAATGTCATAGAATATGTAgaaaaattaatatatataaaagaaatgatTGATATTGCCACCGATCCTTACGTTTTGAGAATAAACATCTTCCGACAAGAAAATTGTGgcctgtcaattattgaaagatctCGGTATTTCAGATTACTGTCAGCTAATTTAAGTTACATTAGTGTGCTGTTACTTCTGTTCTGTTGGGACCTAAATCAATTAGTTAAATGTCCTACATATTGGTGGTATAAGTGAGTGGTAATGGCATCTTATTTCATCTGAATTCTTTGtgtacaaatatttattaaaaatatttgaagCCAAGTTGTTAGATTTGCTTCACACAGGGAACTACATCTGCCTCAGCCAGCTGTGTTCTCGGCGGCCATGAGCTGTTCACATGCAGCCCTCAGGCCGACTACTTTGTACTGGTCAGCGGCGGCCAGTAACTGGGGACCCATTCCGCACAGTCTAGAGAGCCTGGAGGCGTACATGTAGGACACCAGCTTTGCCAGCACGGGGCCCTCCACATCCGGGATGGTGAGCTGGTCACTGCCGTTGTCCAGCATGGAGGCCAAGACGGGGCTCCTGGCCGCCACGACAGCCCTGTGTGCGACCAGCCGCGTGTTGCCAGACACCAGCTCCACCATGCCCTGGTCTGCGTCCAGCAGGGCGCCCAGGAACACAGTCGCCCTCCCCTGTTCCGTCTCTGGAGGTGACATGCCAGAAGAACCTGAAACACAGTGTTCTTCACTACTTCTGTATCCTTATGGCAAAGATGCAGTTGAAAGGAGCACTTCTGCACCATGGATGAAGTGAGAGTTGAAGCATCAGGAATTGCACAACTGAGGTGTACAATTCACCACGTTTGGAACACCATGTCACCAGTCCCTGTTCCAAACTTAGTGAATAACGCAACTGCTATTATTCATGGTGACCAGTGCATCAAAATTTAATTGGTTCTACAGTTATTGGTAAGCATTTGAAGACTGTGTGGAATGACAGAATGTTTTGACATTCATAAGTGTTCTCTAGATGACTTCCATGAATGCTCACAACAGACCACAAGACTCAAAGAAAAGTTTCACACAGGACGTCTCTCTCAACATAAAGCAGAAACGACAGGGTAcaccacacagaacttgctcctCATCATgatcattaataaaattatttttcaattatGGAAGTGCAgaaagaatgtgaagtgtgttccagTGAGTGGAATGTTGTTTAGACCTTTTCCCAATTTCTAGCTATCTATTGCTTCTTAGTGAGTGTGCAAGTGTACAATAGTCAGAGGTATCTTATCACATTGTGGATTCACTGGATACCTCTTAATTGTTTTCCTTGAATAAAGTGCACCTAAATAAAATAAACTCAATTTTCCACAGGAACAGGATATTCCCTTGGGCAAACAAATGGCGAAAGTTGCTACGAGACAAATGTGATGTATGAAATTTTGGCAGTGTACATATTCAAGTCCAGTGTCTGTATCTCAGAATGTACCCAAGAGTAGTTAAGTAACTACAGAAGTTTCACTTGTTGACTTTGGATTAGTGATAAATGCAGCTCAGAGCAAAGCTGGCGACCCGTATTATCACACTGGTAGTGTCGTA
This region of Schistocerca gregaria isolate iqSchGreg1 chromosome 7, iqSchGreg1.2, whole genome shotgun sequence genomic DNA includes:
- the LOC126281525 gene encoding speckle-type POZ protein B-like, translating into MSPPETEQGRATVFLGALLDADQGMVELVSGNTRLVAHRAVVAARSPVLASMLDNGSDQLTIPDVEGPVLAKLVSYMYASRLSRLCGMGPQLLAAADQYKVVGLRAACEQLMAAENTAG